Within Pseudomonas brassicacearum, the genomic segment TCAGGTGTCGCTCCGGCAAGCCGTGGAAACTCAACAACAGATGATCGTGTTCCTGCATCAGGTACGGCTTGGCGCTGGCCACCAGGGCGTCGATGTATTCGGGCTGATCGTAGAACGGCTGGAGAATCGAGAACTGCACATCGAGTTTCTTCTCCCCCACGACTCGCTTGGCCTCCTCGATCACCGTGGTCACGGTGCTGTCGGCGAACTGCGGATACAACGGCGCCAGCGTGATTTTCTTGTGACCCTGGCTCGCCAGCCGCACCAACGCCGATTCAATGGACGGCTCGCCATAACGCATTGCCAGCTCCACCGGGCCCTGGGTCCACTGTGCGGTCATGGCCTGTTGCAGCCGGCGACTGAGCACTACCAGCGGCGAACCCTCCTCCCACCAGATCGAGGCGTAGGCATGGGCCGACTGCTCGGGGCGCTTGATCAGGATCAGCGACACCAGCAAGCGTCGCACCGGCCATGGCAAGTCGATGACATACGGGTCCATCAAAAATTGATTGAGGTAGCGGCGCACATCGGCCACCGAAGTGGAGGCAGGCGAACCCAGATTCACCAGAAGCAACGCGTGATCGGTCATGCAACGTCCTATTTCAAAGGCGGCTGGACAAGTCTTCCAGGGCCGCAGGCAAATCAGTGAACCGGAAGGTGAAACCCGCCGCCTGCAATCGGGCCGGCGTTGCGCGCTGGCCGCCAAGTAACAGCAATGACAACTCCCCCAGCGCGACTTTCAACGCAAGTTCCGGCATCGGCACCACGGCTGGCCGATGCAATACATGCCCCAGGGCCTTGGCGAAATCGCGGTTGCGCACCGGGTTCGGAGCGCACGCATTATAAGGACCGCTGGCATCAAAGCGGTGCAGAAGAAAATCAATCAGGGCGATTTGATCGTCAATATGAATCCACGGCATCCACTGCCGACCATTGCCGATACGCCCGCCCAACGCCAGTTTGAACGGCAACAGCAGCCGCGACAAAAAGCCGCCCTCGGCAGACAGGACCAGGCCGGTACGAACCAGCACCACACGTATGCCCAACGCCTCGGCCCGTTGCGCGGTTTCTTCCCAGGCGATGCACAACTGGCTGGCGAAATCTTCGCTCACTGGCCCCGACTCCTCGGTCAACTCTCGCTCGCCACCGTCGCCATACCAACCCACTGCAGAACCGGAAATCAACACCTGCGGTTTCGGCTCGCAACGCTCCAGCCACGCCAGCAAAACTTCCGTCAAGGTGATGCGACTGCTCCACAACAACATCTTGCGCTTGTGGCTCCAGGGCCGGTCGGCAATCGGTGCTCCCGCGAGGTTGACCACCGCGTCCACCGGCTCGACAATTTCATCGAGCTTGGCAACGCCTCGCACATCGGCCCCACAGATTTTTGCCACCTCTTCGGGTCGGCGACTCCATACCGTCAAGTGATGTCCCTGCCCCAACCAGAGGCGGCAGAGCTGACGTCCGATCAAACCAGTACCGCCGGTCAGCAATATGTGCATGAGATGTTCCTCGCAACGCGTTTTACCCGGCCCATTAGTCTATTTTTATAAGCAGGGATTTTTCGTATCGGACAGGGTCTGTGTTTAACAATAGGACAACCTGTCCAAACGCGAACGGTAAAACTTATACCAAAAACCCGAATTGTACAGGTTCAAACGACGGCGTAGTCTGTACAGAAAGGTAAACGAGGCCCTCATGACTGTACCTATCGCAATCATCGGCACCGGCATCGCCGGACTTTCAGCCGCCCAGGCCCTGACGGAGGCCGGGCATATCGTTCAACTCTTCGATAAAAGCAACGGCAGCGGCGGACGCATGTCGAGCAAACGCAGCGACGCCGGCGCATTGGACATGGGCGCGCAGTACTTCACCGCCCGCGATCGGCGCTTTGTCACGGAGGTCCAGCGTTGGCAAACCAACGGCTGGGCGGCGGAATGGAACCCGCAACTCTACAACTTCCAGAACGGGCAACTGAGCCCATCGCCGGACGAACAGACCCGCTGGGTCGGTACGCCGCGCATGAGCGCCATCACCCGCGCCTTGCTCGACAAGTTGCAGGTGCAGTTTTCCTGCCGGATCACCGAGGTGTACCGCGGCCAGGAACATTGGCATTTGCAGGACGCAGAAGGTTTCACCCACGGCCCCTTCGGCCAGGTGGTGATCGCCACGCCAGCACCCCAGGCCACCGCATTGCTGGCGGCCGTACCGAAGCTGGCCGCAGTGGCCGCCGGCGTGAAGATGGACCCGACCTGGGCCGTGGCGCTGGCCTTCGAAACGCCGCTGGATACGCCCATGGAAGGCTGCTTCGTACAGGACAGCCCCCTGGACTGGCTGGCACGCAACCGCAGCAAACCGGGGCGCGACAACACGCTCGACACCTGGGTACTGCACGCCACCAGCGACTGGAGCCGGCAGCACATCGACCTGTCCAAGGAAGCGGTGATCGAACATCTGCACGGCGCCTTCGCCGAATTGCTGCACAGCGCGATGCCCGCACCGAGCTTCAGCGTGGCCCATCGCTGGCTCTACGCTCGCCCCGCCGGCAGCCACGAATGGGGCGCCCTGGCCGATGCCGACCTGGGCCTGTATGTGTGCGGCGACTGGTGCCTGTCCGGTCGGGTCGAAGGCGCATGGCTCAGCGGCCAGGAGGCTGCACGCCGCTTGCATGCAAGCTTGCAGTAAACGCGTCACCCATCGCTATCCGCTGCTGTCGAAAGAGACAGCAGCCTGCCTGCGACATAGATTGACGCCGCCTCGCTACATAAATCCGGTTGACTTGTGCGCGTTCGGACCTATGATGAAAATATTGTACAGAAATGAAAAACTGTACAAGATTTACCAATCAGAGGTCGCCCATGCCGAGCACAGCCATCGCTAAACCCAGAATTGCCATTAGTGCCTGCCTGATGGGTGCTGAAGTTCGCTTTAACGGCGGGCACAAACAATCGCAGTTGTGCAGCCGCACCCTCGTCGACTATTTCGACTTCGTGCCGGTGTGTCCCGAAGTCGCGATCGGGCTGGGTATCCCCCGGGAGCCGATCCGCCTGGTGGGTAACCCCGAGCACCCCGAAGCGCTCGGCACGGTGAATCGCGACCTCGACGTGACCCGGCCACTGGCCGACTACGGGCAGCAAATGGCTGGGGAACTGGATGACATCTGCGGCTACATCTTCATGCAGAAATCGCCATCCTGCGGACTGGAGCGGGTCAAGGTCTACGACCACAACGGCGTGACCCAGGACGGCGGCGGACGCGGCATCTATGCCCAGGCCTTCTGCGAACGCCACCCCGACCTGCCGGTGGAGGAAGACGGTCGTCTCAACGACCCGGTGCTGCGGGAGAACTTCCTGACCCGGGTATTTGCCTATGCCGCCTGGCAACTTTTGCGTCGCGGCGGACTGACCCGTCGCAACCTGATCGAATTCCACTCGCGCTACAAATACCTGCTGATGGCCCACAACCCGGTGCAATACAAGGCCCTGGGCAATTTGCTGGGCAGCATGGGCAAGGCTGACCCCAATGAGCTGGGCCCACGCTATTTCAGTGCATTGATGGCGGCCTTGAAGAAATGTGCCACCCGCCGCACCCACTCCAATGTGCTGCAACACCTGAGCGGCTACCTCAAGCGCGCCATCGACGCCGAGGACAAACAGGAAGTACAGCATCTGATCGGGCAATACCGCCTCGGCATCGTGCCCTTGGTGGTGCCACTGACGTTGCTCAAGCATCACTTGCGCCAACACCCCGATCCTTACCTGGCACAGCAGGTCTACCTGCAACCGCACCCGGAAAACCTCAGCTTGCGAAACGCTATTTGATGAGCAACGAACCTGACTCCAGTGCCAGCGAAGACCTGGGGGCCGATTTTGCCAAGGCCTTGGCGCAAGGCTGGCTGCCCATACGCGAGGTCGCCCGGCAAACCGGTGTCAACGCCGTCACGCTGCGAGCCTGGGAGCGCCGTTACGGCCTGATCGTGCCGCACCGCACGCCCAAGGGCCACCGACTGTTCAATGCCGACCATGTACAACGGATCCTGAGCATCCTCACCTGGATCGACCGTGGCGTTGCGGTGAGCAAGATCAAGCCTTTGCTGGACGCACCACAGCCACCGACCGAACCTACGCAGGCGCCGGAGAATGACTGGCAGCGCCAACGCCACGCCTTGGTGCTGGCGGTGACGCAACTGGCCGAGCGCCAGATCGATGACCTGGTCAACCAGGCGATGGCGCTGTACCCGCCCTGGACCGTGTGCGAACAGTTGCTTTTGCCGTTGCTGGCCGAGTTGCACCTGCGCTGGCAAGGCCAGTTCGGCGCGCAGCTGGAACGGGTCTTCCTGTATTCGTGG encodes:
- a CDS encoding YbgA family protein; amino-acid sequence: MPSTAIAKPRIAISACLMGAEVRFNGGHKQSQLCSRTLVDYFDFVPVCPEVAIGLGIPREPIRLVGNPEHPEALGTVNRDLDVTRPLADYGQQMAGELDDICGYIFMQKSPSCGLERVKVYDHNGVTQDGGGRGIYAQAFCERHPDLPVEEDGRLNDPVLRENFLTRVFAYAAWQLLRRGGLTRRNLIEFHSRYKYLLMAHNPVQYKALGNLLGSMGKADPNELGPRYFSALMAALKKCATRRTHSNVLQHLSGYLKRAIDAEDKQEVQHLIGQYRLGIVPLVVPLTLLKHHLRQHPDPYLAQQVYLQPHPENLSLRNAI
- a CDS encoding NAD(P)/FAD-dependent oxidoreductase — encoded protein: MTVPIAIIGTGIAGLSAAQALTEAGHIVQLFDKSNGSGGRMSSKRSDAGALDMGAQYFTARDRRFVTEVQRWQTNGWAAEWNPQLYNFQNGQLSPSPDEQTRWVGTPRMSAITRALLDKLQVQFSCRITEVYRGQEHWHLQDAEGFTHGPFGQVVIATPAPQATALLAAVPKLAAVAAGVKMDPTWAVALAFETPLDTPMEGCFVQDSPLDWLARNRSKPGRDNTLDTWVLHATSDWSRQHIDLSKEAVIEHLHGAFAELLHSAMPAPSFSVAHRWLYARPAGSHEWGALADADLGLYVCGDWCLSGRVEGAWLSGQEAARRLHASLQ
- a CDS encoding TIGR01777 family oxidoreductase; the encoded protein is MHILLTGGTGLIGRQLCRLWLGQGHHLTVWSRRPEEVAKICGADVRGVAKLDEIVEPVDAVVNLAGAPIADRPWSHKRKMLLWSSRITLTEVLLAWLERCEPKPQVLISGSAVGWYGDGGERELTEESGPVSEDFASQLCIAWEETAQRAEALGIRVVLVRTGLVLSAEGGFLSRLLLPFKLALGGRIGNGRQWMPWIHIDDQIALIDFLLHRFDASGPYNACAPNPVRNRDFAKALGHVLHRPAVVPMPELALKVALGELSLLLLGGQRATPARLQAAGFTFRFTDLPAALEDLSSRL
- a CDS encoding MerR family transcriptional regulator; the encoded protein is MSNEPDSSASEDLGADFAKALAQGWLPIREVARQTGVNAVTLRAWERRYGLIVPHRTPKGHRLFNADHVQRILSILTWIDRGVAVSKIKPLLDAPQPPTEPTQAPENDWQRQRHALVLAVTQLAERQIDDLVNQAMALYPPWTVCEQLLLPLLAELHLRWQGQFGAQLERVFLYSWLRSKFGSRIYHNNRQLRGAPLLLVNHSDSPQEPHLWLTAWLASSADCPVEVFDNSLPPGELALAVERLKARGVLLYSSHALNLSQLPRLLGAIDCPIIIAGPAASIHQARLSTGVSMIDVSWAEDPLSAHRELSRRELL
- the hemH gene encoding ferrochelatase: MTDHALLLVNLGSPASTSVADVRRYLNQFLMDPYVIDLPWPVRRLLVSLILIKRPEQSAHAYASIWWEEGSPLVVLSRRLQQAMTAQWTQGPVELAMRYGEPSIESALVRLASQGHKKITLAPLYPQFADSTVTTVIEEAKRVVGEKKLDVQFSILQPFYDQPEYIDALVASAKPYLMQEHDHLLLSFHGLPERHLTKLDPTGFHCFKDADCCKNAPPEVMATCYRAQCIRTAELFAQGMGLKGGQWSVSFQSRLGRAKWIEPYTEARLEELAKSGVKKVLVMCPAFVADCIETLEEIGDRGREQFREAGGEELVLVPCLNDEPQWAQALSTLCERAPIAL